The following coding sequences lie in one Gadus morhua chromosome 20, gadMor3.0, whole genome shotgun sequence genomic window:
- the LOC115532823 gene encoding Golgi reassembly-stacking protein 2 isoform X1 has protein sequence MGGSQSVEIPGGGSEGYHVLRVQENSPGHRAGLEPFFDFIVSMSDTRLNKDNDTLKELLKGSVERPLKMLVYSSKTLDVRETSVTPSTLWGGQGLLGVSIRFCTFDGANENVWHVLEVEAKSPAALAGLRPHSDYIIGADSVMNELESFFKQSEDLFSLIEAYDGKGLKLYVYNTDTDSCREVVITPNCDWGGEGSIGCGIGYGYLHRIPTLPFSEGKKISFPAPTASGAAAPPKDGFTEVHLSAVSVAASPDASPSVGGVTVSSAQPPALSAFQTGAPTVPVPHHIAPGPLPPAGLPGLMPLPGRLPPLPPLPPLPPLPPLPNLNITLPELSRLSLHGVSGLPPAGLPPLAPLNLPPLPPLVPGANPPLSERVLPGAGAPPPTSGVQEPVAMATPPLSYPMVHGFPHQYSAPSSGATPHPGNVTVSS, from the exons ATGGGGGGTTCTCAGAGCGTGGAAATCCCGGGCGGAGGATCTGAAGGATACCACGTCCTCAGA GTCCAAGAGAATTCTCCTGGCCACCGCGCTGGATTGGAGCCGTTCTTTGACTTCATCGTCTCCATGTCAGACACCCGACTG AACAAAGACAACGACACGCTGAAGGAGCTGCTGAAGGGCAGCGTGGAGCGGCCCCTCAAGATGCTGGTGTACAGCAGCAAGACCCTGGACGTCAGGGAGACCTCCGTCACCCCCAGCACCctgtggggggggcagggcctGCTGGGGGTCAGCATCCGCTTCTGCACCTTCGACGGCGCCAACGAGAACGTCTGGCACGtgctg gaGGTGGAGGCCAAATCTCCGGCAGCTCTGGCGGGCCTGAGACCCCACTCGGACTACATCATCGGGGCCGACTCGGTCATGAACGAG CTTGAATCCTTCTTCAAACAGAGCGAGGATCTGTTCTCGCTCATCGAGGCGTACGACGGGAAGGGGCTGAAGCTGTACGTGTACAACACCGACACGGACAGCTGCCGCGAGGTGGTGATCACCCCCAACTGCGACTGGGGCGGGGAGGGCag caTCGGCTGCGGGATCGGCTACGGCTACCTGCACCGGATACCCACGCTGCCTTTCTCCGAGGGCAAGAAGATCAGCTTCCCTGCCCCGACGGCCAGCGGAGCGGCGGCACCACCTAAGGATGGCTTCACAGAG GTTCACCTGTCGGCCGTGAGTGTCGCGGCCTCACCTGACGCGTCTCCGTCTGTGGGCGGGGTCACCGTCAGCTCCGCCCAGCCGCCCGCCCTCAGCGCCTTccagacag GAGCTCCTACAGTCCCGGTTCCTCACCATATCGCCCCTggacccctcccccctgccggCCTACCGG GTTTAATGCCTTTACCCGgacgcctccctcccctcccacctctccctcccctcccacccctcccacccctccccaacctCAACATCACCTTGCCGGAGTTGAGCAGGCTCTCGCTACATGGCGTCAGCGGGCTTCCCCCTGCAG gtctccccccgctggctccgCTCAACCTGCCCCCTCTGCCCCCGCTGGTCCCGGGGGCGAACCCCCCCCTGTCGGAACGGGTCCTTCCGGGCGCCGGGGCCCCGCCTCCGACGTCCGGCGTTCAGGAGCCCGTCGCCATGGCGACCCCACCGCTGTCCTACCCCATGGTCCACGGCTTCCCCCATCAGTACAGCGCGCCGTCGTCAGGGGCGACGCCTCACCCTGGAAACGTCACCGTGTCGTCGTAA
- the LOC115532823 gene encoding Golgi reassembly-stacking protein 2 isoform X2, whose protein sequence is MGGSQSVEIPGGGSEGYHVLRVQENSPGHRAGLEPFFDFIVSMSDTRLNKDNDTLKELLKGSVERPLKMLVYSSKTLDVRETSVTPSTLWGGQGLLGVSIRFCTFDGANENVWHVLEVEAKSPAALAGLRPHSDYIIGADSVMNESEDLFSLIEAYDGKGLKLYVYNTDTDSCREVVITPNCDWGGEGSIGCGIGYGYLHRIPTLPFSEGKKISFPAPTASGAAAPPKDGFTEVHLSAVSVAASPDASPSVGGVTVSSAQPPALSAFQTGAPTVPVPHHIAPGPLPPAGLPGLMPLPGRLPPLPPLPPLPPLPPLPNLNITLPELSRLSLHGVSGLPPAGLPPLAPLNLPPLPPLVPGANPPLSERVLPGAGAPPPTSGVQEPVAMATPPLSYPMVHGFPHQYSAPSSGATPHPGNVTVSS, encoded by the exons ATGGGGGGTTCTCAGAGCGTGGAAATCCCGGGCGGAGGATCTGAAGGATACCACGTCCTCAGA GTCCAAGAGAATTCTCCTGGCCACCGCGCTGGATTGGAGCCGTTCTTTGACTTCATCGTCTCCATGTCAGACACCCGACTG AACAAAGACAACGACACGCTGAAGGAGCTGCTGAAGGGCAGCGTGGAGCGGCCCCTCAAGATGCTGGTGTACAGCAGCAAGACCCTGGACGTCAGGGAGACCTCCGTCACCCCCAGCACCctgtggggggggcagggcctGCTGGGGGTCAGCATCCGCTTCTGCACCTTCGACGGCGCCAACGAGAACGTCTGGCACGtgctg gaGGTGGAGGCCAAATCTCCGGCAGCTCTGGCGGGCCTGAGACCCCACTCGGACTACATCATCGGGGCCGACTCGGTCATGAACGAG AGCGAGGATCTGTTCTCGCTCATCGAGGCGTACGACGGGAAGGGGCTGAAGCTGTACGTGTACAACACCGACACGGACAGCTGCCGCGAGGTGGTGATCACCCCCAACTGCGACTGGGGCGGGGAGGGCag caTCGGCTGCGGGATCGGCTACGGCTACCTGCACCGGATACCCACGCTGCCTTTCTCCGAGGGCAAGAAGATCAGCTTCCCTGCCCCGACGGCCAGCGGAGCGGCGGCACCACCTAAGGATGGCTTCACAGAG GTTCACCTGTCGGCCGTGAGTGTCGCGGCCTCACCTGACGCGTCTCCGTCTGTGGGCGGGGTCACCGTCAGCTCCGCCCAGCCGCCCGCCCTCAGCGCCTTccagacag GAGCTCCTACAGTCCCGGTTCCTCACCATATCGCCCCTggacccctcccccctgccggCCTACCGG GTTTAATGCCTTTACCCGgacgcctccctcccctcccacctctccctcccctcccacccctcccacccctccccaacctCAACATCACCTTGCCGGAGTTGAGCAGGCTCTCGCTACATGGCGTCAGCGGGCTTCCCCCTGCAG gtctccccccgctggctccgCTCAACCTGCCCCCTCTGCCCCCGCTGGTCCCGGGGGCGAACCCCCCCCTGTCGGAACGGGTCCTTCCGGGCGCCGGGGCCCCGCCTCCGACGTCCGGCGTTCAGGAGCCCGTCGCCATGGCGACCCCACCGCTGTCCTACCCCATGGTCCACGGCTTCCCCCATCAGTACAGCGCGCCGTCGTCAGGGGCGACGCCTCACCCTGGAAACGTCACCGTGTCGTCGTAA
- the LOC115533643 gene encoding glutamate decarboxylase 1, whose amino-acid sequence MAESAPPCSSSAGEGEPDPNSTHLPPPGSSYDAWYGVAHGCTRKLGIKICGFLQKNNNLDDKGRIVSSFQERSSKNQRSCDNSARDGPFRRSETDFSNLFARDLLPAKNGEEQTMQFLFEIVDILTTYVRKTFDRSTKVLDFHHPHQLLEGMEGFNLELSDQPESLEQILVDCRDTLKYGVRTGHPRFFNQLSTGLDIIGLAGEWLTSTANTNMFTYEIAPVFVLMEQLTLKKMREIVGWPEGEGDGIFSPGGAISNMYSVMIARYKYFPEVKTKGMAAAPRLVLFTSEHSHYSIKKASAALGFGTENLILLKTDERGRVIPADLEAKVIDAKQKGYVPMFVNATGGSTVYGAFDPINEIADICEKYNMWLHVDGAWGGGLLMSRKHRHKLNGIERANSVTWNPHKMMGVPLQCSAILVRERGVLQGCNSMCAGYLFQPDKQYDISYDTGDKAIQCGRHVDIFKFWLMWKAKGTVGFEQHIDKCLDLSAYLYNKIKTREGYQMVFEGEPQHTNVCFWYLPLSLRSLPDGQERRERLHKVAPKIKALMMECGTTMVGYQPQGTKVNFFRMVISNPAATRSDIDFLIDEIERLGYDL is encoded by the exons ATGGCGGAGTCTGCTCCCCCCTGCTCGTCCTCCGCCGGAGAAGGAGAACCGGACCCCAACTCGACACATTTACCCCCACCGGGCTCAA GTTACGACGCGTGGTACGGAGTTGCCCATGGATGCACCAGAAAATTGGGCATAAAGATATGTG GATTCTTGCAGAAGAACAACAACCTTGACGACAAGGGCCGGATCGTGAGTTCTTTCCAGGAGCGCTCCTCCAAGAACCAGCGGTCGTGTGACAACAGCGCGAGAGATGGCCCATTCAGACGCTCCGAAACGGACTTCTCCAACCTGTTCGCCAGAG ATCTGCTCCCGGCCAAGAACGGCGAGGAGCAGACCATGCAGTTCCTGTTTGAGATCGTGGACATCCTGACCACGTACGTCAGGAAGACCTTCGACCGCTCCACCAAGGTGCTGGActtccaccacccccaccagctgCTGGAGGGCATGGAGGGCTTCAACCTGGAGCTGTCGGACCAGCCCGAGTCCCTGGAGCAGATCTTGGTAGACTGCAGGGACACCCTGAAGTACGGTGTCCGGACCG GTCACCCCCGGTTCTTCAACCAGCTCTCCACTGGCCTGGACATCATCGGCCTGGCCGGGGAGTGGCTCACGTCCACCGCCAACACCAACAT GTTTACCTACGAGATAGCTCCAGTCTTCGTGCTGATGGAGCAGCTGACTCTGAAGAAGATGAGGGAGATCGTTGGCTGgcctgagggagagggagacggtaTTTTCTCTCCAG GCGGCGCTATATCCAACATGTACAGCGTGATGATCGCCAGATACAAGTACTTCCCCGAGGTCAAGACCAAAGGCATGGCCGCCGCACCTCGGCTGGTCCTCTTCACCTCCGAACAC agcCACTACTCCATCAAGAAGGCGAGCGCTGCCCTGGGCTTCGGGACGGAGAACCTGATCCTGCTCAAGACGGACGAGAG AGGGAGAGTCATCCCGGCAGATCTGGAAGCCAAAGTCATCGACGCAAAGCAGAAG GGCTACGTCCCGATGTTCGTGAACGCCACCGGTGGCTCCACGGTCTACGGCGCCTTCGACCCCATCAACGAGATCGCGGACATCTGCGAGAAGTACAACATGTGGCTCCACGTGGAC GGTGCATGGGGAGGAGGGCTGCTGATGTccaggaaacacagacacaagctgAATGGGATTGAGCG AGCAAACTCCGTCACCTGGAACCCTCATAAGATGATGGGAGTCCCACTGCAGTGCTCTGCCATCCTGGTCAGGGAGCGG GGCGTACTACAAGGCTGCAACTCCATGTGTGCCGGCTACCTGTTCCAGCCCGACAAACAGTACGACATCAGCTACGACACGGGAGACAAGGCCATCCAGTGTGGACGGCATGTGGATATCTTCAAGTTCTGGCTCATGTGGAAGGCAAAG gGAACAGTAGGTTTTGAGCAGCATATCGACAAATGTCTCGACCTGTCCGCGTATCTCTACAATAAGATCAAGACCAGAGAGGGGTACCAGATGGTGTTCGAAGGAGAG CCCCAGCACACCAACGTGTGCTTCTGGTACCTTCCGCTGAGCCTGCGGAGCCTGCCCGACGGCCAGGAGCGACGGGAGCGGCTGCACAAG GTGGCTCCTAAGATCAAGGCGCTGATGATGGAGTGTGGGACCACCATGGTGGGCTACCAGCCACAGGGGACGAAGGTGAACTTCTTCCGCATGGTGATCTCCAACCCGGCTGCCACCCGCTCCGACATCGACTTCCTGATCGACGAGATCGAGCGACTGGGCTACGACTTGTAA